In Salinarimonas sp., a genomic segment contains:
- a CDS encoding IS1182 family transposase: protein MSTSKTFRPWDVEQSWLLPPSIHDFVPPGHAAHFVRETVREGLDLRDILSAYIELRGYPPYHPAMMVALLLYGYSRGVYSSRQLARACEERVDFMAVTGLQRPDFRTIADFRKRHLKALGRLFEQVLRLCRAAGLVQLGHVALDGTKIKANASRHKAMSYGRMKSAEPALADAVAGWLDRAETADREEDAAHGERRGDEMPDWAADKLRRLERIRAAKAALEAEAAAPAGGEDEDGPGPSSGMQDRGRPKRAPDGGPPDKAQRNFTDPDSRIQPTRDGFIQGYNAQIAVDAAHQVIVAHRLQSNPGDVDALVPLVDAVRRNLGAKPREISADAGFCSEANLGALKARRIRAYVAVGRAKHATGVPATERRLSKSPLTRAMAETLARAGRRSRYRLRKQVVEPVFGQIKQDRGMRQLLLRGLGAVRAEWALVCTAHNIAKLVAAHNRPRPAG from the coding sequence ATGAGCACGAGCAAGACGTTTCGCCCCTGGGATGTCGAGCAGAGCTGGCTTCTGCCGCCGTCCATTCACGACTTCGTCCCGCCTGGGCACGCGGCGCACTTCGTGCGCGAGACGGTGCGTGAGGGGCTGGATCTGCGGGATATCCTGAGCGCCTACATCGAGCTGCGAGGCTATCCGCCGTATCATCCGGCGATGATGGTGGCGCTTCTGCTGTACGGCTACAGCCGCGGGGTCTACTCCTCGCGCCAGCTGGCGCGAGCCTGCGAGGAGCGGGTCGACTTCATGGCGGTGACGGGCCTGCAGCGGCCGGACTTCCGCACGATCGCGGACTTCCGCAAGCGCCATCTCAAGGCGCTGGGGCGCCTGTTCGAGCAGGTGCTGCGCCTGTGCCGGGCGGCGGGACTGGTGCAGCTCGGGCACGTCGCTCTGGACGGCACGAAGATCAAGGCGAACGCCTCGCGGCACAAGGCGATGAGCTATGGCCGCATGAAGAGCGCGGAGCCGGCGCTGGCCGATGCGGTGGCGGGCTGGCTCGACCGGGCCGAGACGGCGGACCGCGAGGAGGATGCCGCGCACGGCGAGCGGCGCGGGGACGAGATGCCGGACTGGGCGGCGGACAAGCTGCGCCGGCTGGAGCGGATCCGGGCGGCCAAGGCCGCGCTGGAGGCCGAGGCGGCGGCGCCGGCGGGCGGCGAGGACGAGGACGGCCCCGGTCCCTCCAGCGGCATGCAGGATCGCGGGCGGCCCAAGCGCGCGCCCGACGGCGGCCCGCCGGACAAGGCGCAGCGCAACTTCACCGACCCCGACAGCCGCATCCAGCCGACCCGCGACGGCTTCATCCAGGGCTACAACGCCCAGATCGCCGTCGACGCCGCCCACCAGGTGATCGTCGCCCACCGCCTCCAGAGCAATCCGGGCGACGTCGACGCCCTCGTCCCCCTGGTGGACGCCGTGCGCCGCAATCTCGGAGCCAAGCCCCGCGAGATCTCGGCGGACGCCGGCTTCTGCTCGGAGGCGAACCTCGGCGCCCTGAAGGCGCGCCGCATCCGCGCCTACGTCGCCGTCGGCCGCGCCAAGCACGCCACCGGGGTCCCGGCGACCGAGCGGCGCCTCTCGAAATCACCCCTGACCCGGGCCATGGCCGAGACGCTCGCCCGCGCCGGGCGGCGCAGCCGCTACAGGCTGCGCAAGCAGGTCGTCGAGCCCGTCTTCGGGCAGATCAAGCAGGATCGCGGGATGCGCCAGCTCCTCTTGCGCGGCCTCGGCGCCGTCAGGGCCGAATGGGCGCTCGTCTGCACCGCTCACAACATCGCGAAGCTCGTCGCCGCTCACAACCGACCGAGGCCGGCCGGATGA
- a CDS encoding zinc-finger domain-containing protein, with translation MAEKTTPHFANDAGVPIIHIGAKEFMCIGAKPPFDHPHEFLDMGAEDEIICPYCSTLFRYRADLTTEQSDPPECLWTGGALDIASAHTGPSR, from the coding sequence ATGGCCGAGAAGACGACCCCCCATTTCGCCAACGACGCGGGCGTGCCGATCATCCATATCGGCGCGAAGGAATTCATGTGCATCGGGGCGAAGCCGCCCTTCGACCACCCCCACGAATTCCTCGACATGGGGGCGGAGGACGAGATCATCTGCCCCTATTGCTCGACGCTGTTCCGCTACCGCGCGGACCTGACGACCGAGCAGTCCGACCCGCCGGAATGCCTCTGGACCGGCGGCGCGCTCGACATCGCCTCGGCGCATACCGGCCCCTCGCGCTGA
- a CDS encoding endonuclease NucS domain-containing protein → MPIRHALWTISPKPSEVPRASMASEAELEQMIVAAPRILSDEWMPIGRQEQTGLGGRIDLLCIAPDGALVLVEIKRDRTPREVVAQALDYASWLERLTPDQIVEIFSRFKPGLSLAAEFQAFFGRRLDEDSLNATHEIIIVASSLDASTERIVGYLNERGVPVNVLFFEVFGHGSEKLLSRTWLLDPREVQLTAATNIETGGSAPWNGEFYVNFGDAESRNWEEAVRYGFVCAGGRAWYSNTLSLLSEGDRIWVNIPGHGYVGVGRVTGPKKAARDHTIAGKPALDVLQEAEYHSDVADDPDLCEYFVPVRWLQTVPKDEAVRELGFFGNQNTVCKPKTPGWRSTVDVLKTRFPRYDDG, encoded by the coding sequence ATGCCGATCCGTCACGCCCTTTGGACAATCTCACCCAAGCCATCGGAAGTGCCGCGCGCGAGCATGGCGTCGGAAGCGGAGCTCGAGCAGATGATCGTCGCTGCTCCGCGCATCCTTTCCGACGAGTGGATGCCGATCGGCCGGCAGGAGCAGACCGGCTTGGGAGGGCGGATAGACCTTCTGTGCATCGCACCCGACGGGGCACTGGTTCTCGTCGAGATCAAGCGTGACCGCACGCCTCGAGAGGTCGTAGCACAGGCGCTCGATTACGCATCCTGGCTGGAACGGCTCACGCCCGATCAGATCGTCGAAATCTTCAGCCGCTTCAAGCCGGGGCTGAGCCTGGCCGCCGAGTTCCAGGCATTCTTCGGAAGACGGCTGGACGAAGACTCGCTCAATGCGACCCATGAGATCATCATCGTCGCTTCGAGCCTCGATGCCAGCACTGAGCGAATCGTAGGCTACCTGAACGAACGCGGCGTTCCTGTGAACGTCCTCTTCTTCGAGGTTTTTGGCCACGGGTCTGAGAAGCTGCTGAGCCGCACGTGGCTGCTCGATCCGCGCGAGGTGCAGCTCACCGCCGCGACGAACATCGAAACCGGCGGCTCCGCGCCATGGAACGGCGAGTTCTATGTCAATTTCGGCGATGCGGAGTCGCGGAACTGGGAAGAGGCCGTTCGCTACGGCTTCGTCTGCGCCGGCGGTCGCGCCTGGTACAGCAATACGCTCTCTTTGCTCTCCGAAGGAGACCGGATCTGGGTCAACATTCCCGGGCATGGCTACGTCGGGGTCGGACGCGTCACGGGCCCGAAGAAAGCGGCGCGTGACCACACGATAGCCGGGAAGCCGGCCCTCGACGTTCTCCAGGAGGCGGAATATCATAGCGACGTCGCCGATGATCCGGACCTCTGCGAATACTTCGTACCCGTGCGCTGGCTGCAAACGGTGCCGAAGGACGAGGCGGTGCGCGA
- a CDS encoding M23 family metallopeptidase yields the protein MRFPQALPRFPVVTKVAVVALAAGALGACSADTMRFADPFGNPFSRSGPEPVMTAAAPGGAAPTMAVASAPLPEPTVTGATNASLPAQPATGAPRATGPAGWSALGGTPIVVRQGETLDTIAGRYNVPADALLRVNGLSSASEVQPGRALVIPVYNAVGAQTASAAGATPLPVQSAAAPIPPRAPGARSAAPTQTASISSAAPIPPAAPARQAAIATPAAPPPAAVQQAPVQQAAPAQPSPAPSAPTQVARLPDPASNLDFRWPARGRVIAGFGTAGNEGINIALPEGTPVRAAEGGTVAYAGEELRGYGKLVLVRHADGYVSAYAHNSQLLVGRGDEVRRGQVIAHSGRTGNVTSPQLHFEIRKGADPVDPMPYLTN from the coding sequence ATGCGCTTCCCCCAGGCACTCCCTCGCTTTCCCGTTGTGACGAAGGTGGCCGTCGTCGCGCTGGCGGCGGGCGCGCTCGGCGCGTGCAGCGCCGACACGATGCGGTTCGCCGATCCCTTCGGCAACCCGTTCTCCCGGAGCGGGCCGGAGCCCGTCATGACCGCGGCCGCGCCGGGCGGCGCCGCCCCGACCATGGCGGTGGCGAGCGCCCCGCTGCCGGAGCCGACGGTCACCGGCGCCACCAACGCCTCTCTTCCGGCGCAGCCCGCGACCGGCGCGCCGCGCGCCACCGGCCCGGCCGGCTGGAGCGCGCTCGGCGGCACGCCCATCGTGGTGCGCCAGGGCGAGACGCTCGACACGATCGCGGGGCGCTACAACGTGCCCGCCGACGCGCTCTTGCGGGTGAACGGCCTCTCCTCGGCGTCCGAGGTGCAGCCCGGGCGCGCGCTGGTGATCCCGGTCTACAACGCCGTGGGCGCGCAGACCGCCTCCGCCGCCGGCGCGACGCCGCTGCCGGTCCAGTCCGCCGCCGCGCCGATCCCGCCGCGTGCGCCGGGCGCACGGTCGGCGGCGCCGACGCAGACCGCCTCCATCTCCTCGGCCGCTCCGATTCCGCCCGCCGCGCCCGCGCGCCAGGCGGCGATCGCGACGCCCGCCGCGCCGCCGCCGGCCGCTGTCCAGCAAGCCCCCGTCCAGCAGGCCGCGCCGGCGCAGCCTTCGCCCGCGCCATCCGCTCCGACGCAGGTGGCGCGCCTGCCCGACCCGGCCTCGAATCTCGATTTCCGCTGGCCCGCCCGCGGCCGCGTCATCGCCGGCTTCGGCACGGCCGGCAACGAGGGCATCAACATCGCGCTGCCGGAAGGCACGCCGGTGCGCGCCGCCGAGGGCGGCACGGTGGCCTATGCCGGCGAGGAGCTGCGCGGCTACGGCAAGCTCGTCCTCGTGCGCCACGCCGACGGCTACGTCTCCGCCTACGCGCACAATTCGCAGCTCCTGGTGGGCCGCGGCGACGAGGTCCGCCGCGGGCAGGTGATCGCCCATTCCGGGCGCACCGGCAACGTCACCTCGCCCCAGCTTCACTTCGAGATCCGCAAGGGCGCCGACCCCGTCGACCCCATGCCCTACCTGACCAACTGA
- a CDS encoding FAD-dependent oxidoreductase, protein MTPPSVAVVGAGIGGLTAALALSRAGLPVTLVERRTGFSEVGAGLQLSPNASRILIDLGLGPALAKRATEPGRVIVRAVGSGRTIAEIALGAHMRERHGAPYLVIHRADLQTILLDAVRARPGVRLVMGRAVGALEPDETGVTLRLARESGARESLRADLAVGADGVWSKARRAVEGPRGAIPPDYQGYVAWRATIPRAAAPKALAGDETGLWLGRRAHVVHYPIAGGREINIVAVLRREEPVEGWATPGDAGELAAAFGKAAPPLAALLGQAERWLLWSLFDRPAERMARGRVALLGDAAHPVLPFLAQGAALAVEDAACLAQRLSHACETGGDLPGALAAYAAERLPRARRVQKTARANGRIYHAGGVVALGRDLTMKRLGARGLAERYSWLYGWRDN, encoded by the coding sequence ATGACGCCCCCGTCGGTCGCCGTCGTCGGCGCCGGCATCGGCGGGCTGACCGCGGCCCTCGCGCTCTCGCGCGCGGGGCTGCCGGTGACGCTCGTCGAGCGGCGCACGGGTTTCTCGGAGGTCGGCGCGGGGCTGCAGCTCTCGCCGAACGCGAGCCGCATCCTCATCGATCTCGGGCTCGGGCCCGCCCTGGCCAAGCGCGCGACCGAACCGGGGCGCGTGATCGTGCGCGCCGTCGGCTCGGGGCGGACGATCGCCGAGATCGCGCTCGGCGCGCACATGCGCGAGCGCCACGGCGCGCCCTACCTCGTGATCCACCGCGCCGACCTGCAGACGATCCTGCTCGACGCCGTGCGCGCGCGCCCCGGCGTGCGGCTCGTGATGGGCCGCGCGGTCGGCGCGCTCGAGCCGGACGAGACCGGCGTGACCCTGCGCCTCGCCCGCGAGAGCGGCGCGCGCGAGAGCCTGCGCGCGGACCTCGCGGTGGGCGCCGACGGCGTCTGGTCGAAGGCGCGGCGCGCCGTCGAGGGGCCGCGCGGCGCGATCCCGCCGGACTACCAGGGCTACGTCGCCTGGCGCGCCACCATCCCGCGCGCCGCCGCGCCGAAGGCGCTCGCCGGCGACGAGACCGGGCTGTGGCTCGGCCGGCGGGCGCACGTGGTGCATTACCCGATCGCGGGGGGACGCGAGATCAACATCGTCGCCGTGCTGCGCCGCGAGGAACCCGTCGAGGGCTGGGCGACGCCGGGCGATGCGGGCGAGCTCGCCGCCGCCTTCGGCAAGGCGGCCCCTCCCCTCGCCGCGCTGCTCGGCCAGGCCGAGCGCTGGCTGCTCTGGTCTCTGTTCGACCGGCCCGCGGAGCGGATGGCGCGCGGGCGCGTGGCGCTGCTCGGCGACGCCGCGCATCCGGTGCTGCCCTTCCTCGCCCAGGGCGCGGCCCTCGCCGTCGAGGACGCCGCCTGCCTCGCGCAGAGGCTGTCGCATGCCTGCGAGACGGGCGGCGACCTCCCCGGCGCGCTCGCCGCCTACGCCGCGGAGCGGCTGCCGCGGGCGAGGCGCGTGCAGAAGACGGCGCGCGCCAACGGCCGGATCTATCATGCGGGCGGCGTCGTGGCGCTCGGTCGAGACCTGACGATGAAGCGGCTCGGCGCGCGCGGGCTGGCCGAGCGCTACTCTTGGCTCTACGGCTGGCGCGACAATTGA
- a CDS encoding phosphodiesterase, translating to MLIAHLSDLHAAPPGGATRAGFDADAALHKAFRALHALDPRPDLIVVSGDVAEDGEAQAYARVAERLRALKRPVVAVPGNHDDDAEFASFLQALNGQSRLPAPPLCSVRDFAALRVIGLASQQRLTSAGALSDATLAWLDATLTDAPGRPTLIVVHHPPFRCGVGFMDRIRLVEGAAQLECIVAAHPQVLALLCGHHHRAMETLFGGRPCYVAPALSYAVGLDLRPGGEGGYAAEPAAFRLLHYDGRRLVSHLAYVESEGAMRPFRDWDEPDLAETSGIERA from the coding sequence ATGCTCATTGCCCATCTCAGCGATCTCCACGCGGCGCCGCCGGGCGGCGCCACGCGCGCCGGCTTCGACGCCGATGCTGCGCTGCACAAGGCTTTCCGGGCGCTGCATGCCCTCGATCCGCGGCCGGATCTGATCGTCGTCAGCGGCGATGTCGCCGAGGACGGCGAGGCGCAGGCCTACGCCCGAGTCGCGGAGCGGCTGCGCGCGCTCAAGCGCCCTGTGGTTGCGGTTCCTGGAAACCACGACGACGATGCGGAATTCGCCAGCTTTCTCCAGGCCTTGAACGGACAATCGCGCCTCCCGGCGCCACCCTTGTGCAGCGTGCGCGACTTCGCGGCCCTGCGCGTGATCGGCCTCGCCTCGCAGCAGCGGCTCACCAGCGCCGGCGCCCTCTCCGACGCGACCCTCGCCTGGCTCGACGCGACGCTGACCGACGCGCCCGGCCGCCCGACGCTGATCGTGGTCCACCATCCGCCCTTCCGCTGCGGCGTCGGCTTCATGGACCGGATCCGGCTGGTGGAGGGCGCGGCGCAGCTCGAATGCATCGTCGCCGCCCATCCCCAGGTGCTGGCGCTGCTCTGCGGCCACCATCACCGCGCCATGGAGACCCTGTTCGGCGGGCGGCCCTGCTACGTCGCCCCCGCCCTCTCCTACGCGGTCGGCCTCGACCTGCGCCCCGGCGGCGAGGGCGGCTACGCGGCCGAGCCCGCCGCCTTCCGCCTGCTGCACTACGACGGCCGCCGGCTCGTCTCGCACCTCGCCTATGTCGAGAGCGAGGGAGCGATGCGCCCGTTCCGGGACTGGGACGAGCCTGACCTCGCGGAGACGAGCGGGATCGAGCGGGCGTGA